The genomic interval AGCGCCTCTGGTCCGCCAGCCACCGCGTCATGGCCGCTTCGCTCAGCGCGCACAGCGGCACTATGGTGCGTTCGTAAAGTTCTCTGATACGGAAGCTGCTGATGTATCCAGGTGTGCGGTTGATCGAGGAGATGGCTGGCCGGTTCCCTGTCGTGGAGGAGTCCCTGGCGTGCCATCTCGAGAACAACTTCGAGGAGTCGCTGCCGCATGTATTCCTGTGGGATCTCATCGGAGAGATCGTCGCAGCCCAACTCGGCGACGCTGACTGGCTGTCGATCTGGGGGCCGGTGCTGGACTTTCTGGAGATCCGGTCAATATGCTGCAACCTCGAGGACAACGAGGTCATCGATTTCTCATTCCTGCAAAGCCTGCCGAATCCTGGCCAACCGGGCTACGCCATCATCGACCATCTCGGGCCCTCGCTCGCGGAGCGATTCGCGCATGTCCGCCCGGACGGCTGAGCCGCATGTCATCGACTCGGCGTGTGCGTGTGTTCGCAGACCGCGGCTCCGGCCGGCGGAGCGGAACTGTAACGGCATTTCCGGACGCGGACCTGAACGGCACGTGGCCGGTTCCCGACCTCAACGGCCAGGCATTCTTCAGCCATCTCAATATCCATCTTACGGAAACGCCGCTCGTCAACGATCAGGAAGTCGCGACCGCCGCACGTCAGCAACTGGACAAAGTCATTGCGGCCCTTCGCAAATGACAAGCCACTTCCCAAGCTGATCGGGATGCGATAGCGGCCGAGCTGAATCGCGCTGTCCCGAAGGCCGATTCTGATTCTCGTGAGAATTGTTCGGAAGAGGCGTTGCCGCGTCTTGAAGATCAGGTGAATTGATCCGGATATGACACAGCAGCCACCGGGACACCAGCCGTATGGCCCGCCTGGCCACCACCCGTTCCAGGGGGCGACGCCGAATTCGGTTCCGCCACAGCCCTACCCAGTTCGTGGCCTACCACATGGAACCCAATATCCTCACCCCGTCCCTGGCGGTGCCAACGGTCGCTACCAGCCACCGCGGCCCCCGATTAGTGCGCCAGCCGTCATCGCGGTGGTCGTCGCGGTGATAACCCTGGTTGTGGGCGCTGTGGTGATCGTGGCGACCAACCAGGACGGCGACGGCCGGCGGGCAGCCTCGCCGGAGACGAGCAACTCCAGTACCTTTTCGACTCCGTCCAAACCGGCGACCCTTCAGCTGCGTCCGGGCCCGATCGAAGCACTCGGTGACCATCCCCTGCTCAATGACACCGCTGCCGGATTGCGAAACTTCAGTTGCGACTGGCTGCCGTGGGGGACAAGCAGAGAAGCTGTCACCCGCTTCCTCGACCGCGCCGCTCTGTGTATGGATCAGTCATGGCGACATGCGTTGACCGACAAAAAGATCGCGTTCTCCAGCCCGAATCTGAGCGTGCCCGCGACCGCGGCGTCGGCCACGGGACCTTGCATCAACGGAGATGAATCGAATTGGGCCGCCTTCTACTGCTCGGCTAACAACACCATCTACATGCCGATGGATACGATCCAGATACAACGCTACGGAAACGACGCCACTATTTACCTGGCCCTCCTCGCGCACGAATACGGACACCACATCCAAGCCATTTCCGGAATCAGCATAAAGGCGCACAAGGACATGAGCAGTGCCGGTTCCGATAGCGCCGCGGGCCTGGAACTGTCCCGCCGCCTCGAGTTGCAAGCCCAATGCTTCGCGGGCATGTTCCTCGGCGCCACCCAACACACCGGCGCTATCGCCGCCGATGCCGGGTGGCGCGCCATCAAAGACAGCTACAGCCGCGGCGCCCACCCTGGCCAGGCCCGCGATCACGGATCACCCCAGAACTACGGCTGGTGGGCCGAACATGGGTACACGACCAACCGCCTCGCCGAATGCAACACCTGGAATGCAGCGCCCGCCTCAGTCTCATAAGCCTGCGCGGGACCGGCACGAGGACGAGAACCGGCGTGACCGCTCGGCGATCACCGGGCACTTCCTCAAGCCCGATACCAACCGCCGCCACACCGACACCACCGTCACCGAGAACGGGTAGCCCCCGGGCTTCTGCGGGCCCGCTACGAGCAGGGCCCAGGCAACGGCCTTCGTGTTGCGCGGACTGGATGTCGACGGGCGCTATGGCGTCCGGGAGCTGGATGGGGCAATTGGTCACGCTGGTCTGGGTGCGCAGGAACGCCGCCAGCAGCGAATACACCGTCGTGTGGTCGGGTGGGGAGTCCGCGTCACGGCAGCACTCCCCGGGCAAGAACTACGATCCTGATGTGATCGACAAGTATGAGGAATTCGGCCCATGGTGGCGCCAGCAGAATGGGTTGCCGCCACGATGAGGACGCTCGATGTCGCGGGCCACGGGGTTGCCGCTGTCGGCGAAGACGCCGCGGACGCCGCGTATCCCGTTGCCCAGACCCTCACGGCCACCCAGTCCGCAACCACCGGATACGAAGCGGTTGGGAATGTCCGTATTTTGGTTGAGGTGCTGCGTCGCCACGGCGGCATCGCACCCAGGGCACTGCTAGGCGCCGAGTTCATCGCGGGGAACGGACCGAGCACGCTGATAGAAGTCGGAGTTGCATCCTTCGGCATGCTCGAGAGCGACGACCAGCCAACGTGCCGGAGCCGCCTGTGGAACCGTCCATTTGTCTCGGGTCTGCCAACAGAGTTGGCGAGCGCTGTTCTGCGCGGCCTGACAGCTCGACCTCATATAGTGCTGCCACCCGGCGTACTTCGGGTAGACCGTGCGGGGTTCGATGTCATGAACTCTTCGGAAAAGATCTTTACCCAAACGGCGGCACTTTTGAGCCTCGCTATCTCGGCGAAGCTACGCGGCGACGACCCCGAGCCTGGGCTCCGGGCCGCTATCGAGAGCTGGTAACTCCGGCTGACTCCCGCAGTACGCCTGGGCCTCGACGGCGCAGTCCTCCGAACCGGTCGCGCGGCGGTGGGCAAGCTCGCTTGCTTTTTCGCCTCGGCGGCCAACCGGATCGAACGCGTGTAACGAGTCCGGAATTTTCGTTGGATGTGAACAGCTATCAGATCGGAACGGAAGCGGAACTGTGAAAAGCCCCGTCATGTATTCAGCAGCGCTCGGAGCGCTGCTCGGTGCGGTATTCAGCGGCGTCTTCTGGTGGCTGATCGTCGGCGGAACCGGAACGACATCACTGACCTGTGCGACGATCGATCCACAAATGACCGAGACGGTCGAAGTCGCGACGGCGTATGAGCCGTGGACGGTCTCCATCGGGCTAGTTGTTGTCGGAGCGCTCGTCGGATCGGTAGTCGGACTGTTTGTGAGAGCAGCTAGCTATCGCGGAGCGGAGGCTTCGTAGCGCGGTAACTCTTGCCAATCGATAACGGCCAGTTAGGAATTGGTGTGCACCCGCCGAACCCCCACCTACGCCAATTGGCATCCCGCTTGGTCCAAGTAGGCCGTGAAGCTGAGGATGGCGAAGACGGTCACCAGGAAAATTACGTCTTTTCGGGTGGTAGCAGGCTCGTCAGCGTCGTCGTGACGTGTCCCATCGGGCTGATCGTCCATAGGGTTGACAGTAATTCCGGGGGAGTCCGGGTGGGGGATTCCATCGGTACGCCGCGCATCGCGCCGGTGAACTTTCGACCCTGGCCGGTTGGGTGCGGTGCCCGCTCCGGACGGGAGCGGGCACGCGCGCGGTAGCTCAGTCCTCGTCCTCGACCCAGTCGAAGGTCTTGGTGACGGCCTTTTTCCAGTTGCGGTATTCGCGGGCGCGGCGGTCTTCGTCCATGGCGGGGGTCCAGCGCTTGTCTTCGGCCCAGTTCTGCCGGATGGCGTCTTCGGATTCCCAGAATCCGACGGCGAGTCCGGCGGCGTAGGCGGCGCCGAGGGCGGTGGTTTCGGCGACGACGGGGCGGATGACCTCGACGCCGAGGATGTCGGCTTGGAACTGCATCAGCAGTTCGTTGACCACCATGCCGCCGTCGACTTTGAGAGCGGTCAGGGCGACGCCGGAGTCGGCGTTCATGGCGTCGATGACTTCGCGGGTTTGGAAGGCGGTGGCTTCCAGGACCGCGCGGGCGAGGTGGCCCTTGTTCACGAATCGGGTGAGGCCGACGATGCCGCCGCGGGCGTCGGATCGCCAGTACGGTGCGAATAGTCCGGAGAAGGCGGGCACGAAGTAGGCGCCGCCGTTGTCTTCGACGCTGCGGGCGTGCTCTTCGATCTCGGCGGCGGTGGCAATCATGCCGAGGTTGTCGCGCAGCCACTGCACCAGCGAGCCGGTGACCGCGATGGAGCCTTCGAGGGCGTAGACCGGTTTGGCGTCACCGATCTTGTAGCAGACGGTGGTGAGAAGTCCGTTCTGCGACAGCACCTTGTCGGTTCCGGTGTTGAGGAGCACGAAATTGCCGGTGCCGTAAGTGTTTTTGGCTTCGCCGGGGGACA from Nocardia goodfellowii carries:
- a CDS encoding neutral zinc metallopeptidase; protein product: MVVAVITLVVGAVVIVATNQDGDGRRAASPETSNSSTFSTPSKPATLQLRPGPIEALGDHPLLNDTAAGLRNFSCDWLPWGTSREAVTRFLDRAALCMDQSWRHALTDKKIAFSSPNLSVPATAASATGPCINGDESNWAAFYCSANNTIYMPMDTIQIQRYGNDATIYLALLAHEYGHHIQAISGISIKAHKDMSSAGSDSAAGLELSRRLELQAQCFAGMFLGATQHTGAIAADAGWRAIKDSYSRGAHPGQARDHGSPQNYGWWAEHGYTTNRLAECNTWNAAPASVS